In the Cydia amplana chromosome 14, ilCydAmpl1.1, whole genome shotgun sequence genome, one interval contains:
- the LOC134653910 gene encoding sterol carrier protein 2-like, with protein MGRKVFVVGVGMTKFVKPSPDRDYPEMGKEAVEAALADAGIKYEKIQQAVCGYVFGDSTCGQRVLYQVGMTGIPIYNVNNNCSTGSNALFLAKQLIEGGISDIVLAVGFEKMAAGALGAGAYTDRTNPMDRHTLKMAEMADLAAAPMTPQYFGNAAMEHMKKYGTTEVHLAKIAAKNHRHGVKNPRAQSAREYTVEEVLNSRKIYGPLTKLECCPTSDGAGAAVLMSEEAVIRHGLQNKAVEIIGMEMATDTEAVFTENSLMKIAGYDMTGLAAKRLYAKTGISPKQVDVVELHDCFAANELITYEGLQLCGEGEAGKFVDAGDNTYGGQVVVNPSGGLIAKGHPLGATGLAQCAELVWQLRGEAGDRQVPRARIGLQHNLGLGGAVVITMYRKGFTNAAPNTVAASSNPEEFEVFKYMKILENAMETDTENLIEKVRGIYGFKVKGANGEGYWVINAKEGKGKVTYNGKDKPDVTFTVNDKDVVDLISGKLNPQKAFFQGKIKIQGNMGLAMKLTDLQRQAAGRIEQIRSKL; from the exons ATGGGTAGAAAAGTTTTTGTTGTCGGCGTAGGCATGACGAAGTTCGTCAAGCCAAGCCCGGACCGCGATTATCCCGAGATGGGGAAGGAAGCGGTGGAGGCTGCGCTGGCGGACGCTGGGATCAAGTACGAGAAGATTCAGCAAGCCGTGTGCGGGTACGTTTTCGGAGACTCGACTTGCGGGCAGCGCGTGTTGTACCAGGTCGGCATGACCGGTATCCCGATCTACAATGTCAATAACAACTGCTCGACCGGCTCGAACGCCCTGTTTCTTGCCAAACAGCTCATCGAGGGTGGTATTTCTGACATAGTCCTGGCTGTCGGCTTCGAGAAGATGGCCGCCGGCGCGCTCGGCGCTGGCGCCTACACCGACCGCACAAACCCCATGGACCGTCACACGCTCAAAATGGCCGAGATGGCCGACTTAGCCGCTGCCCCAATGACACCGCAATACTTCGGTAATGCTGCCATGGAACACATGAAAAAGTATGGCACAACAGAGGTTCATTTAGCCAAAATAGCAGCGAAGAACCACAGACATGGTGTCAAAAATCCACGAGCACAGAGCGCAAGGGAGTATACGGTAGAAGAGGTTTTGAATTCTAGAAAGATCTATGGTCCATTGACCAAACTGGAGTGCTGTCCGACTAGTGACGGAGCGGGCGCTGCTGTGCTCATGTCAGAAGAAGCTGTCATCCGGCACGGACTGCAAAACAAGGCTGTTGAGATCATAGGTATGGAAATGGCTACTGATACAGAAGCTGTGTTCACTGAGAACAGTTTAATGAAGATAGCCGGTTATGACATGACCGGGCTTGCGGCCAAGCGCCTTTACGCAAAGACTGGCATTTCACCAAAGCAAGTAGACGTTGTAGAGCTTCATGATTGCTTTGCTGCGAATGAACTGATTACATATGAAGGGTTGCAGCTGTGCGGGGAGGGTGAAGCGGGCAAGTTTGTAGATGCCGGGGACAACACATATGGAGGGCAAGTGGTTGTGAACCCGAGCGGGGGACTGATAGCCAAGGGACATCCCCTGGGTGCCACGGGACTGGCGCAGTGTGCGGAGCTGGTCTGGCAGCTGAGAGGCGAGGCAGGAGACAGACAG GTCCCTCGCGCCCGAATCGGTCTTCAACACAACTTGGGACTCGGAGGAGCAGTAGTCATCACCATGTACCGCAAGGGATTCACCAATGCCGCCCCCAACACGGTCGCCGCCTCCTCAAACCCTGAGGAGTTCGAG GTCTTCAAATACATGAAGATCCTCGAAAATGCCATGGAGACCGACACCGAGAACCTAATCGAGAAGGTCCGAGGCATCTACGGTTTCAAGGTCAAGGGCGCCAACGGCGAGGGCTACTGGGTCATCAACGCCAAGGAGGGCAAGGGCAAGGTCACGTACAACGGCAAGGACAAACCTGACGTGACCTTCACAGTCAACGACAAAGATGTGGTTGACCTAATCTCCGGAAAGCTCAACCCTCAAAAAGCCTTCTTCCAAGgaaaaattaagatacaaggGAATATGGGACTTGCGATGAAGCTTACAGACCTTCAGAGGCAGGCGGCAGGCAGAATAGAGCAGATCCGCTccaaattgtaa
- the LOC134654301 gene encoding nuclear receptor coactivator 6-like — MALDKQKILSDLGNVMNQLQSADCGCMGKLFNQGQGQGQRQCMPSQGYGGCCRRGYGHPCCGEPYSMGEGMPAHGRPCMSYCNAPKQYADGYNFLNRSVMQPVIKEVYDDLKSLNSGNTVTNNPLGAQMGLTPGVPTLPADGNMTSPQMANMNANSGGQSMARGHPMMQHMQDYQMSGVHQMTGDQMAGGQPMVSDQQMSGGQKMPGNTQGLANFNKMFPGITQGEGGGLSFNPMEIAMQMNPALAKQQPGMNAQSPMPGTGGEMNQSANVMQPGMNATNFAQGQAAEAAQSNLPNQAMPNQQHPNPAAGAQQPQQAYAAQNQLPPNFPPQGTNQNAHMGRMNANQGGQKGNYGQHTPGITKFKEMFPGVMAGDVDFDPMEIAIQMNPANKQAAAMSSMQKLMSAKPLDPNSAGMKPVMAGMNAVNANLASNQSAPGTQAQSQPDQATGQVPPEQQQYSGQPATHQQQYTTNQVPANQQQYFNNQVPPNQQYAANPASTNLPNQLQPPQQVYTAHTDNQGYQQVPQQEIQNYREIEPPEPMSQGYPNQAPGGRVYEREHILPVDNSRYNTLGQPIEPLPTKKYRMPETNLPQTLSPQKVSSRLRVNNNVKSTISKTSLYARQAGQITPSRAQLQQVYNQYKGSQSYTNQTIPNRDPRGQTISDGRLTGAPPVERSQIPVERVGGDTIANSQANNETVKGHVVGQVGDVSNKPAPGSSNVDLIPTKSGKLRNGLQDMVFTSYPQSTAWSFHGPRDLPLHRLRA; from the exons ATGGCTTTGGATAAGCAGAAGATATTAAGTGATTTAGGGAATGTTATGAATCAACTGCAAAGTGCAGATTG CGGTTGCATGGGCAAATTATTCAACCAAGGTCAGGGGCAAGGGCAAAGACAATGCATGCCATCTCAGGGCTACGGAGGCTGCTGCCGCCGGGGCTATGGGCATCCATGCTGCGGGGAGCCCTACAGCATGGGCGAAGGTATGCCGGCTCATGGCAGGCCGTGTATGAGCTACTGCAACGCCCCGAAACAATACGCCGATGGCTATAATTTCTTGAATCGAAGTGTAATGCAGCCCGTCATCAAGGAGGTGTATGATGACCTTAAAAGTCTGAATTCGGGCAATACTGTCACAAATAATCCCCTAGGAGCTCAGATGGGCCTAACGCCGGGTGTCCCGACGCTTCCTGCCGATG GCAATATGACAAGTCCACAGATGGCAAATATGAACGCAAATTCTGGAGGTCAAAGTATGGCCCGAGGTCACCCGATGATGCAGCATATGCAGGATTACCAAATGTCAGGTGTTCATCAAATGACAGGTGATCAAATGGCAGGTGGTCAACCAATGGTCAGTGACCAGCAAATGTCCGGTGGCCAGAAAATGCCAGGAAATACACAGGGCTTGgcaaatttcaataaaatgttccCCGGAATAACGCAAGGTGAAGGCGGCGGTCTGAGCTTTAACCCAATGGAAATAGCCATGCAGATGAATCCGGCACTAGCCAAGCAACAGCCTGGTATGAACGCGCAGAGTCCTATGCCAGGCACAGGCGGTGAAATGAATCAGTCAGCGAATGTAATGCAACCTGGAATGAACGCTACAAACTTTGCTCAAGGACAGGCAGCGGAAGCGGCTCAATCAAATCTTCCCAATCAAGCAATGCCAAACCAACAACATCCAAATCCAGCAGCCGGTGCTCAACAGCCACAGCAAGCTTACGCCGCACAGAATCAGCTGCCTCCCAACTTCCCACCCCAGGGTACGAATCAAAACGCACACATGGGAAGAATGAATGCGAATCAAGGAGGCCAAAAAGGTAACTACGGTCAGCATACTCCAGGCATCACCAAGTTTAAAGAAATGTTTCCCGGCGTTATGGCTGGTGATGTCGACTTTGACCCCATGGAGATTGCTATTCAAATGAATCCAGCTAATAAACAAGCGGCTGCTATGAGTTCTATGCAAAAACTCATGTCCGCTAAGCCTCTAGATCCTAACTCAGCCGGTATGAAGCCGGTGATGGCTGGTATGAATGCAGTGAATGCCAACTTAGCTTCAAACCAGTCTGCGCCAGGCACTCAGGCACAGTCTCAACCGGACCAAGCAACAGGTCAAGTACCACCAGAACAACAACAGTACAGTGGACAACCAGCAACCCATCAGCAACAGTATACTACAAATCAAGTACCAGCAAATCAGCAGCAATACTTTAATAATCAAGTACCACCGAATCAACAGTATGCTGCTAATCCAGCCTCTACCAACCTGCCAAATCAGTTGCAACCACCGCAACAGGTATATACCGCCCATACAGACAATCAAGGTTACCAGCAAGTGCCACAGCAAGAAATTCAGAATTACCGAGAGATCGAACCGCCAGAACCAATGTCTCAAGGATATCCTAACCAGGCGCCTGGAGGCAGAGTATACGAGAGAGAGCATATACTCCCTGTGGATAATTCAAGATATAACACATTAGGGCAGCCAATCGAACCGTTACCCACGAAGAAATACCGCATGCCCGAAACAAATTTGCCGCAAACCTTGTCTCCTCAAAAAGTTTCTTCAAGATTAAGAGTGAATAACAACGTGAAATCGACCATTAGTAAAACTTCACTCTATGCAAGGCAAGCAGGACAAATAACTCCAAGCAGGGCTCAGTTGCAGCAAGTCTACAATCAGTATAAGGGATCCCAGTCTTACACCAATCAGACCATTCCTAACAGGGATCCTCGAGGACAGACGATTTCTGATGGCCGGTTGACAGGCGCGCCGCCAGTGGAGAGGAGTCAGATCCCTGTGGAGAGAGTCGGGGGAGACACGATTGCCAACAGTCAAGCTAACAATGAGACTGTGAAAGGTCATGTCGTCGGTCAAGTCGGAGACGTCTCTAATAAGCCTGCTCCAGGTTCAAGCAATGTTGACTTG ATACCGACTAAGAGCGGCAAATTGAGGAACGGGCTCCAAGACATGGTGTTCACTTCATATCCTCAATCTACTGCTTGGTCATTCCACGGACCCAGAGACCTTCCTTTGCACCGTCTGAGAGCTTAG
- the LOC134654302 gene encoding myeloid leukemia factor, whose product MSLFGSLMGDVEDDPFFGSHMRHMRQMNNMMNSLFSDPFGMLGGPLALMPRSNMGMGMGGMSMMPFMPQMPQMNRLFSADLEGPMTAGSSFSSSTVVMSSGGPNGKPQVFSSTSSTKIGPNGIKETRKTLQDSRTGTKKMSIGHHIGERGHVIEKEQNVYSGDQEETQEFINLDEDEAEDFDREFIDKAGVYSGGRAALAAPRLAIEAAPAHDHAAAAAAPPNSNSERERRAIRPAPRRPLRTTASPLALHSSSSVRSVYGGSHPQRHRHDRARNKRHSPAEH is encoded by the exons ATGTCTCTCTTTGGGTCTTTGATGGGGGATGTTGAAGATGATCCGTTTTTCGG CTCGCACATGCGTCACATGCGTCAAATGAACAACATGATGAACTCTCTCTTCTCTGACCCGTTCGGCATGCTGGGCGGCCCGCTGGCCCTCATGCCGCGGTCCAACATGGGCATGGGCATGGGCGGCATGAGCATGATGCCGTTTATGCCACAGATGCCTCAGATGAACAGATTGTTCTCAG CAGACCTAGAGGGGCCGATGACCGCCGGCAGTTCGTTCAGCAGCAGCACTGTCGTCATGTCTTCGGGTGGACCCAACGGGAAACCTCAG GTATTCAGCTCGACCAGCAGCACAAAGATCGGCCCAAACGGCATTAAGGAGACCCGCAAGACCCTGCAGGACTCACGCACTGGCACCAAGAAGATGTCCATCG GCCACCATATCGGCGAGCGTGGTCACGTGATTGAAAAAGAGCAGAACGTGTATTCGGGCGACCAGGAGGAAACGCAGGAATTTATCAATCTGGATGAGGACGAGGCTGAGGATTTTGACag AGAGTTCATCGACAAGGCCGGGGTCTACAGTGGCGGTCGCGCCGCCCTGGCCGCGCCGCGCCTCGCCATCGAGGCTGCGCCCGCGCACgaccacgccgccgccgccgccgcaccaccCAA TTCGAATAGCGAACGAGAAAGACGCGCCATTcggcccgcgccgcgccgcccgctgAGAACGACTGCCAGCCCGCTCGCAC TCCATTCCAGTTCGTCCGTGCGCTCTGTTTACGGCGGCTCGCACCCGCAGCGCCACCGGCACGACCGCGCCCGCAACAAGCGACACTCCCCCGCCGAGCACTAG
- the LOC134654303 gene encoding uncharacterized protein LOC134654303, with product LASEPRTPGRDVTRLPLPPARWGLQRNPLELTSSTHEELVTLAEAELRRLLVADNYDSVSNFISLFDAFEKRKEPLYDVYESYKPPIRAKKHTCVGLGFELIRRWRAMDPEFPGLAKATALLSCEEAVVDVRGYVTSGDCPTAVVEAEKEHVMVGVQIRVDGRPGLLLADPGYHVPRAVTVMQDGLYPHTGWFTQTDDQFLKEYSYAFSPHNSSYVEWRERTTRDGNVKRQTSLVYTARPYLDGVNVTERRNLVYNFRSLLARDQKGQLVAGLYFPVGARGKDASFTLFFDTGAEKRKTKHKFSVFTEEIEIPQPLSNEIELCNSQMNYPQGELRRILTKLAKVVSHQPFIDQMLEINEDICRMSL from the exons CTCGCTTCGGAGCCGCGGACCCCGGGCCGCGATGTGACCCGCCTGCCCCTGCCGCCCGCGCGGTGGGGCCTCCAGCGAAACCCGCTGGAGCTAACCTCCTCGACTCATGAGGAGCTAGTCACGCTCGCCGAGGCCGAGCTCCGCCGGCTCCTCGTCGCGGACAACTACGACTCTGTCAGCAACTTCATCTCGCTGTTCGACGCGTTCGAGAAGCGGAAGGAACCGCTATACGACGTGTACGAGAGCTACAAGCCGCCGATAAGAGCGAAGAAACACACGTGCGTCGGCTTAGGCTTCGAGTTGATCAGGCGTTGGCGCGCTATGGACCCTGAATTCCCTGGCTTGGCCAAAGCGACCGCTCTACTTTCCTGCGAAGAGGCAGTAGTTGATGTCAGGGGTTATGTCACCAGCGGAGACTGCCCGACGGCGGTGGTGGAGGCCGAGAAGGAGCACGTGATGGTGGGAGTCCAGATCAGGGTGGATGGAAGACCggggctgctgctggcggatcCGGGGTACCACGTGCCCAGGGCCGTCACTGTCATGCAGGATGGGCTTTATCCTCACACCG GCTGGTTCACCCAAACCGACGATCAGTTCCTCAAGGAGTACAGCTACGCCTTCAGCCCCCACAACTCCAGCTACGTGGAATGGCGGGAGCGGACCACCCGTGACGGCAACGTGAAACGCCAGACCTCGCTCGTTTACACCGCGAGGCCGTATCTAGACGGTGTCAATGTTACCGAGAGGAGGAACCTTGTCTACAACTTTAG GAGCCTCCTGGCCCGCGACCAGAAAGGCCAGCTCGTCGCTGGCCTGTACTTCCCCGTCGGCGCGCGCGGCAAAGACGCTTCTTTCACACTATTCTTCGACACCGGGGCCGAGAAGCGGAAAACTAAACACAAGTTCAGCGTGTTCACCGAAGAGATTGAG ATCCCACAACCCCTGTCCAACGAGATCGAGCTCTGCAACAGCCAGATGAACTACCCGCAAGGCGAACTCCGCCGCATCCTCACCAAGCTCGCCAAGGTCGTCTCCCACCAGCCCTTCATCGACCAGATGCTCGAGATCAACGAGGACATTTGCCGCATGAGCCTCTGA